In Pseudomonadota bacterium, the genomic stretch CCGATACGCGTATCGATCCCGGTCCTGGTTTCAATCTGTTCTGTGGCGACAACGGACAGGGTAAATCCAATCTGCTGGAGGCCGTGGACTACGTAGCCTGTCTCCGGAGCTTTCGGGGAGCGGGCACGGCCGACCTCATCCAACGGGGGCGGGAGTGCGCAACGCTCGCCATGAGCGTGCAGGACAACGGCCCGCCTCGTACCCAGCGTGTGCTGCTGCAACGGGCCCATGGGCGCAGGCTCAGTGTGGACGGAAAGCGACCGCGCAGCCGCTCCGCCTACTTCAAGGGCTGTCAGGCGGTGCTCTTTCACCCGGGGGACAACCAACTGGTGCTTGGGTCCCCGGAAGGACGCCGAGCCTTTCTGGATCGCATTCTGGAGCAGATCGATCCCACCTACGCGAGCGCGCTGACCACCTACCAGCGAGCATTGCGCAGCCGCAACCGCCTGTTGCGTCAGCCCCCGGCGGCGCGTCCGGCGGTCCAGTCCTACGATCCGTTGCTCGCGAGCGCGGGCGCGGTCTTGGGCGCCTCCCGAGCCCTGCTGGTGGAAGCGCTTGGAGCCGCGCTCGAGCCGTCCTTCAGGCAGATTTCGGGTGATGGTCTGGCCATCAGCGCTCGCTATCTGCCCCGTGTGGAGCCTCGTGTGGAGCTATTGGCTCGTGCGCTTGCCGAGGATTTCGACAAGGACACGGCGCGGGGTTTCACGGGTCGTGGGCCGCACGCAGACGAGCTCGAACTGCGACTGAACGACGAGCCCGCGCGGCACCATGCTTCTCAAGGGCAGCAGCGAACCATCGTTCTGGCTCTCAAGCTTGCCGAGCTGCGCTATTTTGAAACCTGCACCGGGCGGCGACCGTTGCTATTGCTGGACGATGTATCAAGCGAGCTGGATCCAATCCGTAGTCAGAGGTTCTTCGGCCTGCTTCGGGAGCTTGCAGGTCAGGTGTTCGTGACCACCACACGTCGCGAGTACGTGCAGCTCGGCGCCGAACATCGTGTCTACCACGTGGACGCTGGGGTGGTCAGCCTCGTAGACTAGTCCAGGGTGCCGCTGCTGTGCGAAGATTGGCGTGAGCGCTTGCGCTCGCTCGACCCGGTAGCTGTAGAGGGTCGGATCGATGCTGTCGTGGGTCTCGGCCTGCGCGCGGTCATGCCCGAGATCCGGGTGGGTGCCTTGGTCCGCGTGCGGCGCCGCGCTGGTGAGCCGCTGCTGGCGGAGGTGGTTGGTTTTCAGGGCGACCAGGCACTGCTGCTGCCGTTCGGCGAGACGCGCGGAGTCGGGCCCGATGACCGTGTCGAGCTCTTGCAAGCGCCGCTCGAGATCACCTTCGGGGATTGCCTGCGTGGCCGTGTCCTCGACGGGCTGGGCCGTCCCATCGACGGCGCCGGAGAGCTGCGCGGCGTGCGCTGGCCGGTCATGCGAAAGCCGCCCGCGCCGCTGCAACGTGCGCGCATCGAGCGGCCGCTGGCGCTAGGGATACGCGCGATCGATGCGTTCGCAACGGTAGGCGAGGGCCAGCGCGTGGGCGTGTTTGCCGGCAGCGGTGTGGGCAAGAGCACGCTGCTTGGCCAGATAGCGCGGCACGCGGACGCGGATGTGTTTGTTGTGTGCTTGGTCGGAGAGCGAGGCCGTGAGCTGCGCGAGTTCTTGGAGGATTGCCTGGGCGCGACCGGCGCCGGTCGCTCGGTAGCGGTATGCGCCACGAGCGACGCCCCCGCGCTGCTGCGCGTCCAAGCGGCCTACGTGGCCACTGCCGTGGCCGAAGGGTTCCGCGATCGGGGCCGCAGAGTAGTGCTGCTCATGGACAGCCTGACCCGTTTCGCTCGGGCGGCGCGCGAGGTAGGGCTTGCTGCCGGCGAACCGCCCGCTCGCCGTGGTTTCCCTCCCAGTGTGTTCGCGGCTCTGCCAGGGCTGGTCGAGCGGGCGGGCACCGCGAGCAAGGGCTCGATCACGGCCTTCTATGCAGTGCTCGTGGAAGGGGGCGACCTGGATGAGCCGGTCGCCGACGAAGTTCGCGGCATCGTCGATGGACACATCGTGCTCAGTCGGGAGATCGCAGCCAGAGGTCGCTGGCCGGCCGTGGACGTGCTGGTGAGCCTGTCCCGCGTCATGGATCGGGTGGTGGATCCGCCGCACCGAAGGGCAGCCGAGCGCGTGCGCGAGCATCTCGCGATCTACGAGGCCAAGCGCGACCTTGTGCTGCTCGGCGCCTACAAGCCGGGGAGCGATCCGAGGCTCGATCGGGCGCTCGAGCGTATCGAGGCCATCGAACGTTTTCTGAGGCAGCGCTCGGACGAGACAACCCCCTACGATCAGACCCGCTCCGCCCTACTCGAGCTAGCCGGGATAGAGGCGAGCTAACCCGTCGCCGACATGAGTTCCCGCCCAGAATCGCGCGACAGCGGTTTACGTCCTCGCCCCGGCCCTGCGAAATACTTCCAGTATTCCTCGGTCCGGCGCTCCGGGCGCACGCGCTCTCGCATCGATTCTGGGCGGGAACTAACCGAGCCAGGTGCGTAGCTTTTCCAAGAACGACTGCTGTCTTGGGTGGGTTTCGGCGTCGAGCTCGGCAGCGAGCTGCTGAACCAGGCGGGCCTGGCGTTCGCTGAGCTTGGCTGGAACCTCAAGATGCACGGTCACCAGCTGGTCCCCCTTGCCGTAACCACCGAAGACCGGGAAACCCTTACCTCGCAACCGAAATACCGTGCCGGGCTGTGTGCCTGCAGGCACTCTCATGCGCAGCTTGCCCTCGAGCGTGGGCACATCCACGTGTGCGCCGAGCGCAGCCTGGGCGAAACTGATGGGTATCTCGCACAGGATGTTCGCATCTTCGCGGGTAAACAGCGGGTGCTTTTTCAGATGCACCTCGACGTGCAGGTTGCCCGTGCCGCCGAGCGTCTGCTCGCCGCCGCCCCGCAGCGTCCGCACCGCGCCATGTTCTATCCCGGCGGGCACACGCACCGTCATCGTTTCAGTGCGCTGTACGGTGCACTCTGCGCGGCACTCGCTGCAGGCAGTCTGGATGCGTTTGCCGCTGCCGTTGCAGGCGCTGCATGAACGACTGGCGCTGAAGAAGCCACGCTGGAACTGAATCTCGCCCCGGCCCTGACACGCCGGGCATTCGGTGAGCGGCGTACCGGGCTCGGCTCCACTTCCCGAGCAGTGCGGGCAGATAACCTGCCGCTCGAGCTGGATCTCCTTGGTCACGCCCTTGGCTGCTTCCTCCAGGGTCAGCTCCAACTCGTAGCGAAGGTTTCGCGGAGCCCTGTGCCGCGGTCCGGCTCGGCGCATTCGGAACACGTCGCCGATCAAGCCTTCCAGTATGTCGCTGATTGCCCCGAAATCCACCTGGTCGCGGTTGGATCCCGAGGTTCTTTCGTAGGCGGCGGCTCCGACCCGGTCGTAGTGGCGACGCTTGTCCGGATCGCTTAGCACGGAAAACGCTTGACTCGCAGTCTTGAAGGCTTCCTCTGCGCCTTCGTCGTCGGGATTGTGATCGGGATGGTGCTTTATGGCGAGCTTGCGATAGGCTCGCTTGATGTCTTCGGTGGAGGCGGTTCGGTCTACACCCAATACCTCGTAGTAGTCCCGGGAGGCCATGGTGCGCAGCCTGTCCTAGGGTGTTGTGGAAGGCAACTGCCAGAGCCGAGTCATGGCCCGTAACGACCAGCCGGGGGGCGATCAAGCGAGCAGCCTGACCGTTGCCCGCGATCAGGCGGGTCTTCGGCTCGATGTCTTCATCCGGGAGCGCTTCCCCGGCTGCGGCCGTAGCCGGGCGCGGGCGCTGCTCAGACAGGGAGCCGTGCTGCTCAACGATCGCAGGGCAACCGCCGGCCAGCGCCTCGAGGCGGGCGACCGTGTGAACTTCAGGCGAGCACCCGAACAAACCGCTTTCGAGCCTCAGGTCAACCCGGCGTTCGAGCTCGAGCTGCTCTTCGAGGACGCGCACCTGGTTGCCGTAAACAAGCCGCCTCACCTGCCGAGCCATCCACTGCGGTCGGACGAGCGGGACACCGTGGTCAACTTCCTGCTCGCGCGCTTTCCGGAAATGCTGGATGTGGGCTACCGGCCGCGCGAAGGGGGGCTAGTGCACCGGCTTGACGGGGGCACGTCGGGACTGATGCTGGCCGCGCGCACTCGCCCTGCGTTCGAGGCACTGCGGCTGCAGCTTCGCAGCTCAGAGCTCGACAAGCGCTACTTGGCGTTGTGTGCCGGCGAGCTTTCGGCTCCGATCGAGCTCAGGCACCGCTTGCTCGTGGCTCATCGGCGCAAGGTGGTTGTGCAAAAAAGATGCAGCTCGGGCGGAGTTTGGGTACGCAGCTGGATCCTCCGAAGGTCGCTTTTTGATTCGCGGACCGCTCTCGGCCCCCTGTCGCTGCTATGGTTGAAAGCGCCCCGCGCGGTTCGTCACCAACTGCGCGCTCAACTGGCCGCCATCGGTCATCCGATCGTGGGCGACCGCCTGTACCAAGGACCCGAGCTTGCTCCCCTCGATCGCCATTTCTTGCACGCCAGTGAGATTCGCTTCCGACATCCGGTCAGCGCTAGACCGTTGCGGCTGCGCGCGCCGCTCAGCGACGATCTGCGGAGCTGTCTGGCCGGGATAGCTCCCTGAAATGAGGATACCAGCGACAGCAACGGCGGGCTCTTTGCGCCAGAGCATGGTCGACCAGCAGCTACGGCGACGTGGCATCGCCGACGAACGTGTGCTTCGTGCCATGGCCGCCGTGCCGCGCGAAGCCTTCGTACCCACTCGGTTGGTCACCGAGGCGTACGCCGACCGCGCATTGCCCATCGGACATGGTCAGACCATCTCCCAGCCCTTCATTGTTGCGCGCACGTGCGAGCTCGCCAGCATTGCGCCTGAGGCCACAGTGCTCGAGCTCGGCAGCGGCTCGGGCTACCAGGCGGCTGTGCTGGGCGAGCTGTGCAGGCACGTGGTCACGATCGAGTGCATTGCCGAACTCGCTGCACGAGCGGCTCGCAATCTCGAGTCCATCGGCCAGCGGCGCGTTCAGGTCGTGACCGGCGACGGCCGGCAAGGCTATCCGGCGCTCGCTCCCTATGCTGCGATCGTGGTGGCAGCGGCCGCCCCCGCGGTGCCGCCAGCGCTCATCGAGCAGCTCGCCCAGGGCGGCCGCCTCGTCATGCCGGTCGGTGCGCGCGGCCTGCAGTCGCTCATTGTCATGCACAAGGGCGAAGAGCGGCTCACCGAGACGTCCTACGATCCGTGCGTGTTTGTTCCTCTGGTGGGCCAGGACTAGCTACATGGCGGTGCAAGAGTAGGGGAGGTCTTTCAATGCCTTCAGCAACCGGATAACTGGGCTGCCAACCGGAGCTGCGCTTTTTTTCGCAGGACCGAGCCCGAGGCCGAGAGCGCCCTCTTCCAGGAGCGCTGGTTGCGCTTGCAGCCCAGGCAGCCTACTCTTACTGGTAGGAGTAATACTATGAAGATTACGTCAAAGGGCCAGGTGACCATCCCGTTCGAAGTGCGTGAGAGGCTCGGTTTGCTTCCGAATACAGAGGTAGAGTTCGTGATGGAGCGGAACGCGGTGCGCATCGTCAAGGTCGTGCCCCGACGAGGACGCGGTCGGGGGGGGGACGCCGTTGCTCGCCTGAAGGGACGAGCGGACGTTCGCATGAGCACAGAAGCGATCCTCGCCCTCACGCGCGCGAAGCGATGACCCGTGTTCTCGTCGACAGCAACGTCATTCTGGATGTAGCGACAAATGACCCCGACTGGTCCGACTGGTCAGCGAACGCGCTCGAATCTGTAGCGAATCGATCGTCCCTCGCGATCAATGCTCTGATATACGCGGAGGTCTCGATCGCCTTCAGCCGTATCGAGGATCTGGAGCAAGCGCTCCCGTCAGCGCTGTATCACCGCGCAGTGCTTCCGTATGAAGCCGCCTTTCTTGCGGGTAAGGCCTTTGTTAAGTACCGGCGCAGGGGTGGTGTACGCACAGCTCCGCTTCCCGACTTCTACATCGGAGCACACGCCGCGGTTGCTGGCTTTCGGCTGCTGACAAGGGACACCAAGCGTTACAGGACGTACTTCCCGTCAGTCGAGCTTATCGGCCCGGAGCCGGAGTAGCCTACAGTCCGGCGGCCCCCACCGCGCCGCATGCGGAACGGGGCTGTCAGAAGCGTGCGTCGACCGCCTCAACACAAGCGCTGCCGCCGTTCCAAGCTAGCGCGTATTCCGCAAGCGGGTTCCATCTGGCCGGGCGAGGTCGTTCACTGGTTAGGGCCCGGAGGCCGGAGCTTCCCGCCGCTCTGATTGACGGTGAAGGTGATGCTCTCGGCAGTCCATATGCAGCCGTAGGTGTTCCAGTTGTCGCGGCCGATCGGTGCAGTGCTGCCCTTGGGCGGGTCGCGGGTAGTTTGAAGGACTAGAACGGTAGGCGCAGGCCGGCCATTCCGATCATGGCTTTGCCGTAGCGAGGATCGAAGCGCGTTACCGTGTAGGTGCGCCATGCGTAGTCGAAGCTCAGGTCGGCCCATGCCCTGCTGGCGAAGCCGAACAGGCTGTCCTCGAGGAAGAACAAACGCATCCGAATCTGCGCGCCCGCTTCGTGGCTGGAGAACGCCCCCATTTTGGGGTCCGCGCTGAAGTAGATGTCGATCTGCTGCGAATAGGGCTGATTCTCCTTGAAGAAGATCGCACCCGATTGACGATAGTAGCGATAGCGCCAGCGCAGCACCAGGTCGTCACCCACTTCCTTGAAGACCCGCAGCTCGGGCGTCAGCGCGGCCAGCTTCCACGAGTCCAGGTAGGCGCGATACATGGCATGCACGGCGATCTGTGTGTCCGGGTGGTACCACGCCAGTCGTGCCTGCAGGTTGTGCCGCAGGCGCCGGCCCGGGTGCTGCTCGGGTACGGGGGGCGAATCGTTGGTGCGAACCGAGCGATAGCGGTTCGCCAAAAACCCGGTGAGATATCCAAACGTGTAGGAAAACGAGGCCACCATGGTGGGGGAGACGACCTGGTCCCAACCGAGCAGCGTGCTCGCGCCCCGCAGGATACGGCGCTGCTGTTCCGATACCACGTTGAAGCCGCGCAGCACCCTGCCCACTTCGTCCTGCGGCAGCACGGTGAGCGCCAGGTGCAGCACGCTGTTGCGCTCGTTCAGCGACAGCTGCACGGCGGCTCCCGCGCTGCGTGACACGTAGTCCGGCTCCTGGCTGATGCGACCCGACACCGTTGTTTTGAGCTGAGCTTCGCCCAGATCCGCTTCGTAGCCGACGTACAGTCCCCCTTCTTTGCGCCACTCGGTAAAGCGGCGATCGACCAGCAATCCGGCTGAGATGCTCGCGCTGGTGATCACGTCCACCAAGCCCGTGGCGCCGAACTCGAGCCCTCCGGGAGTCTGGACGTGCCCGTAGAGTGTGGGCACGACGACTCGAGTGGATCGATCCCAGTAGTAGCGGGCGCGCGGCTCGAGGTAGCCCGACCAGCTCCCGGTGCCCTGGTCGGCTTGCGCCGCTGCTGTCACGCTCGACAGCAACAACACCATGCCTATCCAGCGCCGCGTGCGAGGTCCGAGTACCCACCCTGTTGCCACGCTCCTAGTTGCAGCCACAACCGCCACCCGTGCTGCTGCTGCTTCCGACGGCTCCTTCGCGCGAATCGTAGATATGGCCCCGGAACGTCTCCTGGGGTCCCTCACGCTCGAGATCCATGCTGGGCCGGGCGAGGTACTCGCGTTCGTAGGGTGCCACGTGAACGCAGCCCGCAGCGAAGCCGGCCAGGCACACCGTGACCAGCAGAAGCTTAGGAGGCTGCGCCCGGTCGGAGCGGCTGTTTCTCGGAGCCTCTTTAATCCTCATTGTCGAGTGCACGTGCCAGCCAAATCAGCGGCGAGAGCAGCTGTCGCGTGAACCCGCGCAGCGTTTCGTTGTGCCGAATTGCTCGAGCCGCCACGGGCCCGTGCCGGTAGTACAGGTCGACCAGATAGCGTCCGGCTGCGTAGGGCATCAGGTAACGATCCCGGAACCTGCGAAGGACGAAGACCTCCTCGGCCAGCGGCGTGCCAAAGGCAGCGCTCGCCACGAAACAGGGGGAGACCGTGGTGAAGTGGATCTCGCTCGTGGTCACTTCAGCCACCGCGATCGGCCCGGCGCTCGCGCAGCTGTCCACGGCGCGAATCCCCACGTAGTAGCGGGTCTCGGGAGCCAGGCCGCCGAAATCGATCGAGATCGTCGGCTCTTCGCCGGCAACTGGAATCTTCAGCGCATCCATTTCCGAGCTGGCCGATTTGGCGGGCAGCGCACGCAGGAAGGAGGTCTCGTCGCTGATCGGTTCGGTACCGACACGCACTTCGTAGCGCGCTATCTGCACGTCGTCTTCAGGGGCCGTGAAGCTCAGGTGGGCCCACTGATGCGAGTGCTTTTCGTTTCCGTGCCGGAGCACGCTCAGGTCTTGGATGGCTCCCGGTGCACGATCGCTCTTACAGCCGCCCGAAACGCCGATCTTGAAGCGGCTGCCGTCGGACATGGCCCGCAGGCGGTCGGCGCCGCTGCCGGGTGCCAGGGCCGGATTGTCCCGTATGCCCAACATGCTTTGGTTGATCTCTCCAAAACCAGGCGCCGTGCTATCCCAGGTGCCACGACCAGCAGCCTCCTTGGTCTGGAAGGTCGTCTCCCGGCCGCTGTACGTCTCGAACGGCAGGGCGTAGACGACGGACGGTTGGCCCCGATAGGGGTAGCCAAAGGTCAAGGCCCAAGAGTCCCAGCTGTCTTGAGGCGTGCTTGGCGTCGGCAACGCGTCGGGTCCAAAGGCCGTGCTGCCGGCGCCGTAGTCGCCCTCGACGTTGATTTCGAGCCAGGCCACGTAATCGCCGGGCGCCAAATCCAAGGGAAACGGCCACGTGTAGTCGACGAGCTCGTCTCCCGGCTGAGTAGCGTGGGTGACCGCGTCGATCTCGGGCATCACCTGGCGCACATCGCTGGCGAAGCGGGCAACGTCCTGGTGGTCGAAGCACGAGGTGGCGGCACACCGCCTGACGTCGCTGCGTGCGGGATAGAGCGAGCTCAGCGACAGCGGACGCATCGTGCCCGCGCCCCGGCTGGCCTCGTAGGGCTCCCCGTAGCCACTACCCACGTCGAGCGACGTAAGGTAACGGCCCTTGTCGCTGTTGAACTGGCTCGCGCAGGTTATGGCGTCGAGCTGGTCGTGCCGCGACAGCTCGGCGTTGAACGACAGGCAGAAGTAATCGTCGGGGGAGAAATCGTTGCTCGAGCGCGATGCGTAGCCCTCCGCAGGCACGCCGCCGGCATTGCGACGGTCCTGAAAGATGACGCGAGGGAAGCTCTGCGCGCCGGGTGCCTGCGCCCTGGCGTGCGCCCACACCGGCAGCACCCCTTCGCGGCGCCCGTAGGGCCAGCGCCAACCGCTGTTCATCTGTGAAGCACCGGGCCGGTTGCCGATGCCTCGGCGAGCCACGGCTTCGGTAAGCCAAACGGTACGCAAGAACTCGCCTTCGGCGCTCTCGATCCAGATGGCTATCTGGGCTCGCTTGGTGGGAACGAATTCGAAACGCACCAGGGTGGAGGCTTGCTGGGCAGCCGCCTCCGGGCAGCTCGAAAGAGCACCCAGTGCCGCCAGCGCCACACCAAGCCAGCGCGCGAACCCTCCTCCCGAGCATGATGGCATCCGCGCAGCCTAGCGCGCGGACCGGTCGCACTCAAGCGTTTAGCGCGGGCCTTCTTGGGGCCACCTTGGCGGCTACGTGGGCCTTGCGCGGCTGCATTTTGCGCGGTAGCCCGATCAGCGGCGAGCCCGCCGAAAAGCGCGTCTCTGACGCCCTTGGCGCGTGTTTCCAGGTTGCTGGGCTCCGCCCTGCAGGTTGGTGATGCGGTCCCTCAGCTCCCCCGCCCTCTCGAACTCGAGTTGATCTGCCGCAATCAGCATTTCGCTCCGCAGCCGTTCGATCAGCAGCGGGAGCGACTCCGAGTGCGCGTCGTCCTCGGGTGCGTCCCCTTTGGGCACGGGCAGATAGTCTTGTTCGAGGGCGTCGGTCGCCATGTCCGGCAACGCCTTGCGCACGCTGCGAGGCGTAATGCCGTGCTGGTGATTGTACTGCGCCTGGATCTCGCGGCGGCGCTCCGTTTCGTCGATGGCTTGCTGCATGGCCCGCGTAAGACGATCGGCGTACATGATGACTTGTCCGTGTACGTTGCGCGCCGCCCGGCCGATGGTCTGAATCAGCGAGCGCGGCGAGCGCAGGAACCCTTCCTTGTCGGCGTCCAAAATCGCCACCAGCGATACTTCAGGCAAGTCCAGCCCCTCTCGAAGCAGGTTGATTCCCACCAGCACATCGAACTTGCCGGAGCGAAGATCCCGCAGGATTTCCACACGCTCCAAGGTGTCGATGTCGCTATGCAGGTAGCGCACCCGCACGCCCAACTCCGCGTAGTACTCCGTAAGATCTTCGGCCATGCGTTTGGTCAGCGTGGTGACGAGCACGCGTTCATCGCGCTCGGCGCGCAGTCGGATCTCGTGCAGCAGATCGTCGACCTGGTTGCTGACAGGCTTGACCGTGACCTTCGGGTCCATCAGGCCGGTGGGTCGCACGACCTGTTCGATCACGACACCGCCCGTCTTGTCGAGCTCGTAGTCGCCAGGCGTCGCGCTCACGTAGATACGCTGGCTGGCCCGCTGCTCGAACTCCTCGAACCGGAGCGGCCGGTTGTCGAGCGCGCTCGGCAGGCGAAAGCCGAAGTTCACGAGGGTTTGTTTGCGCGAGCGGTCCCCACGGAACATCGCGCCGAGCTGCGGGACGGTCTGATGCGACTCGTCGAGCACGAGCAGATGATCCTCTGGCAGGTAGTCGAGCAGGGTCGGTGGAGGCTCGCCCGCGGAGCGACCCGAAAGATGCCTCGAGTAGTTCTCGATGCCGTGGCAGAATCCCATCTGTTCCAGCATCTCCAGGTCGTACAGTGTTCGCTGCTCGAGACGCTGCCGTTCGAGCAGCTTGCCCTCTTGTGCGAGCTTGGGCAGCTGCACGCGCAGTTCCGCGCGGATGGACTCGATCGCCCGCCGGCGCTGATCCTCGGGCGTGACGTAGTGCGACCCCGGATAGACGCCGTAGCGCTCGAGCTCACGCACGACCTTGCCCCGCAGCGGCTCGATCTCGCTGATGCGCTCGATCTCGTCGCCCCAGTACTCGATCCGTACGCCCAGGTCTTCTTCGTAGGCAGGAAAGATCTCGACCACGTCACCTCGGACACGGAAGGTACCCCGGTGAAAGTCGACGTCGTTGCGTTGGTACTGGATGTCGACCAGCCGCCGCAGCAGCTCGTCGCGCAGCAGCTCTTCGCCTCGCTTGATGGTGACGATCATGCCTTGATAGGCTTCCGCCGAGCCCATGCCGTAGATGCACGACACGCTGGCGACGATAATCACGTCGCGGCGCGACAACAGCGATCGGGTAGCGCTGTGTCGCATGCGGTCGATGCGGTCGTTGATGATCGCATCCTTTTCGATGTAGGTATCGGTGGTGGGAAGGTAGGCTTCGGGCTGATAGTAGTCGTAGTAGCTGACGAAGTACTCCACCGCGTTGCGCGGGAAGAAGCTTTTCATCTCCGAGTAGAGCTGCGCGGCGAGCGTCTTGTTGGGCGCGATGATCAACGCGGGGCGCTGCAACTGCTGGATCAGCTGGGCGACGGTGAACGTCTTGCCGCTGCCCGTGATGCCCAGCAGCACCTGATGCTGCTGCCCCTGCGTCAGGCTCTGGCACAACTGCTCGATCGCCTGCGGTTGATCACCGCGCGGCGACAGGTCGCTCAGTAGCTCGAATCGTTGCGCCGCTTCGGGCATGCCGCGACTAGTAGCACGAATCACGAGTTCACCAGGGTCCTGCGGACCGGCCACCAGTCCAAGGGCCCGCGGAAGAATAGCTCATCCATTTCGCCGGTTCTGACCACCGCCGGCTATGTTGCTCCTCCTCGAAGTATCCCCAATACTCCTCGTCGGCGCGCCTCGCCAGCGGCGCCCAGTCCTCACCGAAACGCACGAGTTATTCTTCCGCGGGCCCTAAGGGCCCGAATCCTGGTTGACCGCCTTGCGCACGAAGAGGTCCTCGAGGGTCTCGCGCTTCGGCGTCACCGCGATCAAGGTAGCCTGATGGTCGAGCGCGCTGCGGACGACTTCAGGCACTGCTGCATCGCCTTCGATCGTGACTACCAGGCTGCCCTCCAAGTCGCTGATCTGCATGGCTTGCCGTTCGAGCTGCGCGCGGCACGCCGCGGTCACGTTCGCAAGCTCGACCTCGACGTGGCGCACCTCGGGTCGCAGGAGCGTGGAAAGCGACCCCGTTGCACTGACGAGGCCTTGATTCAGAATCGTCACCTCATCGCAGAGCATCTCGACATCGCTCAGGATGTGACTCGTGAAGATCAAGGTCTTGCCGCGCCTGCGTTGATCCAGCAGCACATCGCGCACGTGCTTGCGCCCTACGGGATCGAGCCCGCTGAACGGTTCGTCCAGGATCAGCATCTCGGGATCGTGCAGCAGCGCCTGCGCCAGGCCGATGCGTTGCATCATGCCTTTGGAGAAGCGACCGATCGGTCGATCGACGGCGTCCGAAAGCCCCACGTCTTCGAGCTGCTTCGTGCTGCGCGCCTTGCGTTCGCGTTCTTGGAGCCCCACCAGCCGGCCGCACAGGTCCAGAAACTCGAGCGGACGCAAATACTCGTAGACATAGGGGTTTTCGGGCAGGTAGCCCAGTCGCGCGCGCGCCTCGCGGCTGGCGCCCTCCGAGCCGAACAGCCGGATGCTGCCCCGGGGGGGATGGATCAGGCGCAGTGCCATCTTGATCGTCGTGGTCTTTCCTGCGCCGTTCGGTCCCAGAAAGCCGAAGATCTGGCCCCGCCGCACGCTGAAGCTAATGCCCCTGACCGCATGCACCGGCTTGCGAAAAAAGCCGATGCGGAACGTCTTGTGCAGGTCACGGACCTCGAGCACGCTGTCGCCAGCCATGGAGCAGGGTGCGCGGCTGGCACGCGTCATGGTGCTTTTCCCGCGCCGCCCCCCAGCACAGCAGCGACGGCGTCGATCACGAGTTGCTGTTCGCCGGCTTGCAGCGTCGGATAGAGCGGCAATGCGATGCCGTATTCGGCGATGTGCTGAGCGTTTGGAAAGGAGCGTCCCCGTTGCCGAGCCAGCTGGCTGGCCTGTGCCAGCTGCGGCAAGCTATGCATCGCGTACGAGAGCATACCGGCCTCGACGTTCCTGGCACGCAGCTGTTCGAGCACGCTGGCGCGCCGGCTTGCAGACCGCGGAAGCAGCGCGCCCATGGTCTGAACGTTCCACTC encodes the following:
- the uvrB gene encoding excinuclease ABC subunit UvrB, whose translation is MPEAAQRFELLSDLSPRGDQPQAIEQLCQSLTQGQQHQVLLGITGSGKTFTVAQLIQQLQRPALIIAPNKTLAAQLYSEMKSFFPRNAVEYFVSYYDYYQPEAYLPTTDTYIEKDAIINDRIDRMRHSATRSLLSRRDVIIVASVSCIYGMGSAEAYQGMIVTIKRGEELLRDELLRRLVDIQYQRNDVDFHRGTFRVRGDVVEIFPAYEEDLGVRIEYWGDEIERISEIEPLRGKVVRELERYGVYPGSHYVTPEDQRRRAIESIRAELRVQLPKLAQEGKLLERQRLEQRTLYDLEMLEQMGFCHGIENYSRHLSGRSAGEPPPTLLDYLPEDHLLVLDESHQTVPQLGAMFRGDRSRKQTLVNFGFRLPSALDNRPLRFEEFEQRASQRIYVSATPGDYELDKTGGVVIEQVVRPTGLMDPKVTVKPVSNQVDDLLHEIRLRAERDERVLVTTLTKRMAEDLTEYYAELGVRVRYLHSDIDTLERVEILRDLRSGKFDVLVGINLLREGLDLPEVSLVAILDADKEGFLRSPRSLIQTIGRAARNVHGQVIMYADRLTRAMQQAIDETERRREIQAQYNHQHGITPRSVRKALPDMATDALEQDYLPVPKGDAPEDDAHSESLPLLIERLRSEMLIAADQLEFERAGELRDRITNLQGGAQQPGNTRQGRQRRAFRRARR
- a CDS encoding DUF3570 domain-containing protein; translated protein: MVLLLSSVTAAAQADQGTGSWSGYLEPRARYYWDRSTRVVVPTLYGHVQTPGGLEFGATGLVDVITSASISAGLLVDRRFTEWRKEGGLYVGYEADLGEAQLKTTVSGRISQEPDYVSRSAGAAVQLSLNERNSVLHLALTVLPQDEVGRVLRGFNVVSEQQRRILRGASTLLGWDQVVSPTMVASFSYTFGYLTGFLANRYRSVRTNDSPPVPEQHPGRRLRHNLQARLAWYHPDTQIAVHAMYRAYLDSWKLAALTPELRVFKEVGDDLVLRWRYRYYRQSGAIFFKENQPYSQQIDIYFSADPKMGAFSSHEAGAQIRMRLFFLEDSLFGFASRAWADLSFDYAWRTYTVTRFDPRYGKAMIGMAGLRLPF
- a CDS encoding DUF4266 domain-containing protein, producing MRIKEAPRNSRSDRAQPPKLLLVTVCLAGFAAGCVHVAPYEREYLARPSMDLEREGPQETFRGHIYDSREGAVGSSSSTGGGCGCN
- a CDS encoding ABC transporter ATP-binding protein; its protein translation is MTRASRAPCSMAGDSVLEVRDLHKTFRIGFFRKPVHAVRGISFSVRRGQIFGFLGPNGAGKTTTIKMALRLIHPPRGSIRLFGSEGASREARARLGYLPENPYVYEYLRPLEFLDLCGRLVGLQERERKARSTKQLEDVGLSDAVDRPIGRFSKGMMQRIGLAQALLHDPEMLILDEPFSGLDPVGRKHVRDVLLDQRRRGKTLIFTSHILSDVEMLCDEVTILNQGLVSATGSLSTLLRPEVRHVEVELANVTAACRAQLERQAMQISDLEGSLVVTIEGDAAVPEVVRSALDHQATLIAVTPKRETLEDLFVRKAVNQDSGP